One Felis catus isolate Fca126 chromosome D1, F.catus_Fca126_mat1.0, whole genome shotgun sequence DNA segment encodes these proteins:
- the SRPRA gene encoding signal recognition particle receptor subunit alpha, which translates to MLDFFTIFSKGGLVLWCFQGVSDSCTGPVNALIRSVLLQERGGNNSFTHEALTLKYKLDNQFELVFVVGFQKILTLTYVDKLIDDVHRLFRDKYRTEIQQQSALSLLNGTFDFQNDFLRLLREAEESSKIRAPTTMKKFEDSEKAKKPVRSMIETRGEKPKEKAKNSKKNKGAKKESSDGPLVTSKAVPAEKSGLLVGPENGVELSKEELIRRKREEFIQKHGRGMEKSSKSMKSDAPKEKGKKAPRVWALGGCANKEVLDYSTPTTNGAPEVAPPEDINLIRGTGPGGQLQDLDCSSSEDEGATQNSTKPSATKGTLGGMFGMLKGLVGSKSLSRADMESVLDKMRDHLIAKNVAADIAVQLCESVANKLEGKVMGTFSTVTSTVKQALQESLVQILQPQRRVDMLRDIMDAQRHQRPYVVTFCGVNGVGKSTNLAKISFWLLENGFSVLIAACDTFRAGAVEQLRTHTRRLSALHPPENHGGRTMVQLFEKGYGKDAAGIAMEAIAFARNQGFDVVLVDTAGRMQDNAPLMTALAKLITVNTPDLVLFVGEALVGNEAVDQLVKFNRALADHSMAQTPRLIDGIVLTKFDTIDDKVGAAISMTYITSKPIVFVGTGQTYCDLRSLNAKAVVAALMKA; encoded by the exons ATGCTCGACTTCTTCACCATTTTCTCCAAAGGCGGGCTTGTGCTCTGGTGCTTCCAGGGCGTGAGCGACTCGTGCACCGGGCCCGTTAATGCGTTGATTCGTTCTGTGCTGCTGCAG gaaaggGGAGGTAACAACTCCTTCACCCATGAGGCACTCACACTCAAGTACAAATTGGACAACCAGTTTGAGCTGGTGTTTGTG GTTGGTTTTCAGAAGATCCTCACGCTGACGTATGTAGACAAACTGATAGATGATGTGCACCGGCTGTTTCGGGACAAGTACCGTACAGAGATCCAACAGCAAAGTGCTCTAAGTCTATTGAATGGCACTTTTGATTTCCAAAATGACTTCCTGCGGCTTCTTCG TGAAGCAGAGGAGAGCAGTAAGATCCGTGCTCCCACAACCATGAAGAAATTTGAAGATTCTGAAAAGGCCAAGAAACCTGTGAGGTCCATGATTGAGACACGGGGtgaaaaacccaaagaaaaagcaaagaacagcaaaaaaaacAAGGGGGCCAAGAAGGAga GTTCTGATGGCCCTTTGGTTACCAGCAAAGCTGTCCCTGCTGAAAAGTCCGGTCTCctggtggggcctgagaatgGGGTAGAACTTTCCAAAGAAGAGCTGATACGTAGGAAGCGAGAGGAATTCATTCAGAAGCATGGGAGAGGTATGGAGAAGTCCAG CAAGTCCATGAAATCAGATGCTCCAAAGGAGAAGGGCAAAAAAGCACCCCGGGTGTGGGCTCTGGGTGGCTGTGCAAACAAGGAAGTCTTGGATTATAGCACCCCCACCACCAATGGAGCTCCTGAGGTTGCCCCACCTGAGGATATCAACTTG ATTCGAGGTACTGGGCCTGGGGGGCAGCTTCAGGATCTGGACTGCAGCAGCTCAGAGGATGAGGGGGCCACTCAAAACTCCACCAAACCTAG TGCTACCAAGGGAACTCTGGGTGGCATGTTTGGGATGCTGAAGGGCCTTGTGGGGTCCAAGAGCTTGAGTCGTGCAGACATGGAATCTGTGCTGGACAAAATGCGTGATCATCTCATTG CTAAGAATGTGGCAGCAGACATTGCAGTCCAGCTCTGTGAATCTGTGGCCAACAAGTTGGAAGGGAAGGTGATGGGGACATTCAGCA CGGTGACTTCCACAGTAAAGCAAGCCCTACAGGAGTCCCTGGTACAGATTCTGCAGCCACAGCGTCGTGTTGACATGCTGCGGGATATCATGGATGCCCAGCGTCATCAGCGCCCTTACGTTGTCACCTTCTGCGGTGTTAATGGAGTGGGGAAGTCTACTAATCTTGCCAAG ATTTCTTTCTGGCTGTTAGAGAATGGCTTCAGTGTCCTCATTGCGGCCTGTGACACATTTCGTGCCGGGGCCGTGGAGCAGCTGCGTACACACACCCGGCGTTTGAGTGCCCTACACCCCCCAGAGAATCACGGTGGCCGCACTATGGTGCAGTTGTTTGAAAAGGGCTACGGCAAGGACGCTGCTGGAATCGCCATGGAAGCGATTGCCTTTG cacGTAACCAAGGCTTTGATGTGGTGCTGGTGGACACAGCTGGCCGCATGCAAGACAATGCCCCTCTGATGACTGCCCTGGCTAAGCTCATTACTGTCAACACACCCGACTTGGTGCTGTTTGTGGGGGAGGCCTTAGTAGGCAATGAGGCCGTGGACCAGCTG GTCAAATTTAACAGAGCCTTGGCTGACCATTCTATGGCTCAAACACCTCGGCTCATTGATGGCATCGTCCTTACCAAATTTGATACCATTGATGACAAG GTGGGAGCTGCTATTTCTATGACCTACATCACAAGCAAACCCATCGTCTTTGTGGGCACTGGCCAGACCTACTGTGACCTACGCAGTCTCAACGCTAAGGCTGTGGTGGCTGCCCTCATGAAGGCTTAA